A genomic region of Tamandua tetradactyla isolate mTamTet1 chromosome 2, mTamTet1.pri, whole genome shotgun sequence contains the following coding sequences:
- the LOC143656057 gene encoding olfactory receptor 1J2-like: protein MRMENQSVVSEFLLLGLPIRPEQQGGFFCLFLGMYLTTVLGNLLIILLIRLDSRLHTPMYFFLSHLALTDISFSSVTTPRMLLDMLSNHKTIPYVECISQMYFYMLFASVDGFLLAVMAYDRYVAICHPLHYSTIMREELYVSLVAGSWVCSCANALLHTLLLAHLSFCADNTIPHYFCTLTALLKLSCSDTSLNELVVFAEAGVIFLLSVSTVLGSYVCIGATIFRVPSTKRICKALSTCGSHLSVVFLYYGTIAIVYFFSSPNNSKMEDIIASIMYTVVTPLLNPFIYSLRNRDMKSALGILRRRMTIVKRQLATQFLISPSDAPGMTL, encoded by the coding sequence aTGAGGATGGAGAACCAGAGTGTTGTGTCTGAATTCCTCCTCCTGGGGCTCCCCATCCGGCCAGAGCAGCAGGGCgggttcttctgcctcttcctgggCATGTACCTGACCACGGTGCTGGGGAACCTGCTCATCATCCTGCTCATCAGGCTGGACTCTCgcctccacacccccatgtacttcttcctcagccACTTGGCCCTCACTGATATCTCTTTCTCATCTGTCACCACCCCAAGGATGTTGCTGGACATGCTAAGTAATCACAAAACCATTCCCTATGTGGAGTGCATTTCCCAGATGTACTTTTACATGCTGTTTGCTTCTGTTGACGGTTTTCTTCTTGCAGTGATGGCTTATGACAGGTacgtggccatctgtcacccGCTGCACTACTCCACCATCATGCGGGAGGAGCTGTATGTCTCGTTGGTGGCCGGGTCCTGGGTATGCTCCTGTGCCAATGCCCTGCTGCACACCCTGCTCCTGGCCCACCTGTCCTTTTGTGCTGACAACACCATCCCCCACTACTTCTGTACTCTCACAGCCCTCCTGAAGCTGTCCTGCTCAGACACTTCCCTCAATGAGCTAGTCGTCTTTGCTGAGGCAGGGGTGATCTTCTTGCTGTCAGTGAGTACTGTTTTGGGATCTTATGTTTGCATTGGGGCCACCATCTTCAGAGTCCCCTCCACCAAGAGGATCTGCAAAGCCTTGTCCACTTGTGGTTCCCACCTGTCCGTGGTGTTTCTGTACTATGGGACTATTGCCAttgtttacttcttttcttcACCAAACAATTCTAAAATGGAGGATATAATTGCTTCAATTATGTACACAGTGGTGACTCCCCTGCTGAACCCCTTCATCTACAGCCTGAGGAACAGAGACATGAAATCTGCTCTGGGGATTCTGAGAAGAAGGATGACTATTGTCAAGAGACAGTTAGCCACTCAATTTCTTATTTCTCCTAGTGATGCCCCAGGGATGACTCTTTGA